Proteins from a genomic interval of Rubinisphaera italica:
- a CDS encoding transposase, with protein sequence MEDRQWNAIKELLSGKDSDPERTAQDNRLLVNVVLFVHKTGIPRADLPEQRVAGVEAR encoded by the coding sequence ATTGAAGATCGTCAGTGGAACGCGATCAAAGAATTATTATCCGGCAAGGACTCCGATCCTGAACGAACTGCTCAAGACAACCGACTTCTTGTGAATGTCGTTTTATTTGTCCACAAAACGGGGATTCCCCGGGCCGATCTTCCTGAGCAACGTGTGGCTGGAGTCGAAGCCCGCTAA
- a CDS encoding GntP family permease, whose product MLSLTATLCIVGVGLVIVVGGILGFRLHAFLALVLAAIVVSLLTPNSTVEWYRLGKLQIPVLNQQEGTATLDLKASPSHQIGQQFLLAKQVEATGSVETVATATLARFDDKEHAIVDIMPVEGSTGVDWDKSIVVTPQAREDATAFANQTVGNLVAGGFGATCTGIGILIALAAIIGKCLLDSGAAEKIVRWMLSIVGEKNAPLSFIFSGFALSTPVFFDTVFYLMIPIGKAMRLRTGKNYLLYILTIVTGGTMAHSLVPPTPGPLFVAEELGVDVGVMILAGGLVGLSCAMVGFLYSIVLCRFVDIPLRESPDMSLEELQNIADREDSDLPSIWMSLMPIILPVLLITGATVMNTVLKGVDQADISPVIHWVDQFFVLFGNKNIAMAISATLAIIMLVRQKKSDVSDLANSLQAALASGGVIILITAAGGAFGKSLQQTGIANLFGDVAGASTTMILVIAFVVTALVRLAQGSATVSMITGVGVMASFAAGVELGFHPVYLALAIGCGSKMFLWMNDSGFWVIGKMSGMTEWETLKYVTPMTSVMGVFGLLVTILAANAMPLV is encoded by the coding sequence ATGCTGAGTTTAACTGCCACGTTGTGTATTGTGGGTGTGGGTTTAGTCATTGTTGTGGGAGGGATTCTTGGGTTCCGGCTCCATGCATTTCTGGCGCTCGTACTGGCAGCGATTGTCGTATCGCTGCTAACTCCCAATTCGACGGTCGAGTGGTATCGGTTGGGTAAGTTGCAAATTCCCGTTTTGAATCAGCAGGAAGGGACAGCCACTCTCGATCTCAAAGCTTCGCCGTCTCATCAGATCGGACAGCAGTTTTTACTGGCAAAGCAGGTGGAAGCGACTGGAAGCGTGGAAACCGTTGCCACAGCGACTCTCGCACGTTTCGATGACAAAGAGCACGCCATCGTCGACATCATGCCGGTTGAAGGATCAACAGGTGTGGATTGGGATAAATCCATTGTTGTCACGCCTCAGGCTCGTGAGGATGCGACGGCTTTTGCAAACCAGACCGTTGGTAATCTCGTTGCGGGTGGTTTTGGTGCGACCTGCACGGGTATCGGAATTCTGATCGCACTGGCTGCCATCATTGGGAAATGCCTGCTCGACAGTGGAGCCGCGGAGAAGATTGTCCGCTGGATGCTTAGTATTGTTGGCGAGAAAAATGCACCTCTCTCCTTTATCTTCAGTGGCTTTGCTCTTTCGACGCCGGTGTTTTTCGACACCGTTTTTTACCTGATGATTCCGATCGGTAAGGCGATGCGATTGCGGACTGGCAAGAACTATCTGCTTTATATCCTGACGATCGTTACGGGGGGCACAATGGCTCACTCACTCGTTCCGCCAACTCCTGGCCCGTTGTTTGTCGCTGAAGAGTTGGGTGTTGATGTCGGCGTCATGATTCTGGCAGGTGGTCTGGTGGGACTGAGTTGTGCAATGGTCGGATTTTTGTATTCGATTGTTCTATGCCGATTTGTCGATATCCCTCTCAGGGAAAGTCCAGACATGTCGCTCGAAGAACTACAAAATATCGCCGATCGAGAAGACAGCGACTTGCCATCGATCTGGATGTCGCTGATGCCAATCATACTGCCGGTCTTGTTGATCACAGGCGCAACAGTCATGAATACTGTTCTCAAAGGTGTTGACCAGGCGGACATTTCACCCGTTATTCATTGGGTGGATCAATTCTTCGTCCTGTTCGGTAATAAGAACATTGCTATGGCAATTTCGGCAACACTGGCCATTATCATGCTGGTTCGTCAGAAAAAATCGGATGTTTCGGACCTGGCAAATTCTCTGCAGGCGGCTCTGGCCAGCGGAGGAGTGATTATTTTGATTACCGCAGCCGGGGGAGCTTTCGGGAAATCGCTTCAACAAACCGGGATAGCGAATCTGTTTGGCGATGTCGCCGGGGCATCCACGACGATGATTCTGGTCATCGCCTTTGTTGTCACTGCATTAGTCCGGTTGGCTCAGGGATCTGCGACGGTTTCAATGATTACCGGTGTCGGTGTGATGGCTAGTTTTGCGGCTGGGGTTGAACTTGGATTTCATCCGGTTTATCTGGCACTGGCAATTGGCTGTGGCAGCAAAATGTTCCTGTGGATGAACGATTCCGGCTTCTGGGTCATCGGAAAAATGAGCGGGATGACCGAGTGGGAAACGCTCAAATATGTCACACCGATGACCTCGGTGATGGGAGTTTTTGGACTTTTAGTTACGATTCTGGCTGCGAATGCGATGCCACTGGTTTAA
- a CDS encoding DUF2339 domain-containing protein produces the protein MNHSEITSTDNPNPETLQDDSVGVVEPKESIEETSESHVPDASMLEDRFPEWAQMSRSAAIWTTIVGFIYAVLNYHKLWYTDLWGHLAYGRVIVESKSIPATEPLLPLCEGMPFFDTAWLSQVLGYLMYEQFGVTSLRFLYALALTICVVALLIRFRQKTDSYGLSLIGLAVFGFVAWKTLTIIRPQIAGFTCFVLVWTLVSCHKWTKWQWGLVPAIFLLWANLHGSFPVGLGLIGLLWIGKTADQYLRTKRIAAWASLRYFVMLELCLLAVLINPYGIGIFSIIHSISGNLNLSTLVEWEPLTLRMAHGQAMVIVGILLIILYSYTPRRVSIAEFLLLIVFAIAGMWSVRMVVWWTPIAALSVVVHGHAILNRFSKLKSETQNEPHRSGLNTVVAVGMSWIFFAYTPFGATLLHGYPQEPEKALDFYRSNLSSLTPVLLANYLNEHEPDGLIFNAYEWGDYLLWTGPEDRQLFLNSHAHLVPRDVWLDYFVIARANQGWEDKIDRYGANTVVIDKRYHSRLLEALKQDSKWKLDYEDELGAIFFRRNPIVTGLIIK, from the coding sequence ATGAATCATTCAGAGATCACATCGACAGACAATCCCAATCCTGAAACCCTTCAGGATGATTCTGTTGGTGTTGTCGAGCCGAAAGAATCCATTGAGGAAACGTCGGAGTCTCACGTTCCCGATGCCTCGATGCTGGAAGATCGCTTTCCGGAATGGGCGCAAATGTCCCGTTCGGCTGCCATCTGGACGACAATTGTCGGCTTCATTTATGCGGTGCTCAATTATCATAAGCTCTGGTACACCGACTTATGGGGACATCTGGCATATGGCCGGGTGATCGTGGAATCGAAATCGATTCCTGCGACCGAACCTTTACTCCCGCTGTGTGAAGGGATGCCCTTTTTCGATACGGCCTGGTTGTCTCAAGTGCTCGGTTATTTGATGTACGAGCAGTTTGGTGTGACTTCGTTACGCTTTCTGTATGCGTTGGCACTTACGATATGCGTGGTGGCATTGCTGATTCGTTTTCGTCAGAAGACCGATTCCTATGGATTGAGTCTGATCGGTTTGGCCGTTTTCGGATTTGTTGCCTGGAAAACGCTCACGATCATCAGGCCTCAAATTGCTGGTTTTACCTGTTTTGTTTTGGTCTGGACGCTCGTGTCTTGTCACAAGTGGACGAAGTGGCAATGGGGACTTGTTCCGGCAATCTTTCTACTCTGGGCGAATTTGCATGGATCGTTTCCGGTTGGATTGGGTCTGATCGGTTTGCTCTGGATTGGCAAAACAGCTGATCAATACCTCCGCACCAAACGTATCGCGGCCTGGGCTTCTTTACGATACTTCGTGATGCTGGAATTGTGTCTGCTAGCCGTGCTGATCAATCCTTATGGAATAGGTATCTTCTCGATCATACATTCCATTTCAGGGAACCTGAATCTGTCCACTCTGGTTGAGTGGGAGCCGTTGACACTTCGGATGGCTCATGGACAGGCGATGGTCATTGTAGGTATTTTGTTGATAATTTTGTACAGCTACACACCTCGGCGAGTTTCGATCGCTGAGTTTCTGCTACTGATTGTTTTCGCGATCGCTGGCATGTGGTCTGTGCGGATGGTGGTCTGGTGGACACCGATTGCAGCCTTGTCTGTTGTTGTCCATGGACATGCAATACTGAACCGATTTTCGAAATTGAAATCAGAGACTCAGAATGAGCCGCATCGTTCCGGCTTAAATACCGTGGTCGCTGTGGGGATGTCCTGGATCTTTTTTGCCTACACGCCATTTGGAGCAACCTTGCTGCATGGTTACCCGCAGGAACCAGAGAAAGCTCTCGATTTTTATCGTTCGAATCTGTCGAGTCTGACACCAGTGCTGCTGGCTAATTATCTGAACGAACATGAACCGGACGGTTTGATTTTCAATGCGTACGAATGGGGCGATTATCTGCTGTGGACTGGTCCTGAGGACCGACAACTCTTTCTGAATTCGCATGCTCATCTGGTGCCGCGAGATGTCTGGCTGGACTATTTCGTGATTGCCCGAGCAAACCAGGGCTGGGAAGATAAAATCGACCGTTACGGAGCGAATACCGTCGTCATCGACAAGCGTTATCATTCCCGACTATTGGAGGCATTGAAGCAGGATTCCAAGTGGAAACTGGATTATGAAGATGAATTGGGAGCAATCTTTTTCCGCAGAAACCCAATTGTCACAGGTCTCATAATCAAGTAA